In the Juglans microcarpa x Juglans regia isolate MS1-56 chromosome 6D, Jm3101_v1.0, whole genome shotgun sequence genome, one interval contains:
- the LOC121268819 gene encoding protein BRANCHLESS TRICHOME yields MGLPPIAFLTVKTPIRKRKRKRKQAKEKAKGWKEKHTTYRNKNKDMEEVMMMMISSPENPRNETISHSAEPITASTCPRWKLYDNPFYYPQHHPQPHQHQQCQSNKHCHPLRLPRSTRKIAASFWDLTFFTPMMQSELEFAQAQIIELKAELEYERKTRKKAESMNKRLAKELAQERRGREAMEKVCEELAKEISSDKVEINMMKREMEEERKMLRMAEVLREERVQMKLTEAKFLFEEKLSELERTWIQIESSPPKLKEKNQEDNPPGTTTASDSVASFSGKSKQLFLGEKTACNDNSGIDSAGLELSEKLDYYDNNAIDSRESTRLVLGEKSCDYNSNGVSLMTIQRKASPEPENPHIKRGIKGFVEFPRVVRAMGSKSRHWGTKLECQKSQLRILLKQRSPIRSNNLILG; encoded by the coding sequence ATGGGCCTACCCCCAATTGCTTTCCTAACAGTGAAAACCCCcattagaaaaaggaaaaggaaaaggaagcaGGCAAAGGAGAAAGCAAAAGGCTGGAAAGAAAAGCACACAACATATAGAAATAAGAACAAGGACATGGAagaggtgatgatgatgatgatcagtagCCCCGAAAATCCCAGAAACGAAACCATTTCTCATTCTGCTGAACCCATTACCGCCTCCACTTGCCCCAGGTGGAAACTGTACGATAATCCATTTTATTATCCTCAGCATCATCCACAGCCACACCAACATCAACAATGCCAGAGTAACAAGCACTGTCATCCCCTACGCCTTCCTCGCTCTACTCGTAAGATTGCTGCTTCTTTCTGGGATTTAACCTTCTTCACTCCCATGATGCAGTCCGAACTTGAGTTTGCACAGGCCCAGATCATCGAGCTGAAGGCCGAGCTCGAATATGAACGCAAGACACGTAAGAAGGCAGAGTCGATGAATAAGAGGCTGGCCAAAGAGCTTGCTCaggagagaagaggaagagaagcaATGGAGAAGGTGTGTGAAGAGCTTGCAAAAGAAATATCATCTGATAAAGTGGAGATCAACATGatgaagagagagatggaagaagaaagaaagatgctAAGGATGGCTGAGGTGTTGAGGGAAGAGAGAGTTCAGATGAAGCTCACTGAGGCAAAGTTTCTCTTCGAAGAGAAGCTTTCAGAATTGGAGCGTACATGGATACAAATTGAGAGCTCACCTCCCAAGTTAAAGGAAAAGAATCAAGAAGATAATCCACCAGGAACCACCACTGCTTCTGATTCTGTTGCTAGTTTTTCAGGAAAGTCCAAACAGTTGTTCTTAGGTGAGAAGACAGCCTGCAATGATAATAGTGGTATTGATTCAGCAGGTTTGGAGTTAAGTGAGAAGTTAGATTATTATGATAATAATGCTATCGATTCAAGGGAGTCTACAAGGCTTGTTTTGGGAGAGAAATCATGTGACTATAACAGTAATGGCGTTTCACTAATGACAATTCAGAGAAAAGCCTCTCCAGAACCTGAGAATCCTCATATAAAGCGAGGGATCAAAGGGTTTGTTGAATTTCCACGAGTTGTTCGAGCAATGGGATCCAAAAGTAGGCATTGGGGCACAAAGCTGGAGTGTCAAAAGTCTCAACTAAGGATTCTGCTCAAACAAAGGAGTCCCATTCGATCTAACAATCTTATCTTGGGTTGA
- the LOC121234434 gene encoding protein CANDIDATE G-PROTEIN COUPLED RECEPTOR 7 has translation MAFSTRSVFLSLFLLFLSASVSLAEIRFTEVRSDNRPIIPFDEFGFTHTGRLELNVSKISLSATNLDLTKVGFFLCTRDSWMHVLQQLEDGDVSCALLSKLVKLVYTFDKLKDAKGFSTVFTETDADQFTLVFANCLQRQLSVSMDVRSAMYNLDGKSSRRDYLSAGKTILPRIYFLFSLVYFALGGLWVSVLYKKRLTVFGIHFFMLAVLILKALNLLCEAEDKSYIKRTGSAHGWDVLFYIFSFLKGITLFTLIVLIGTGWSFLKPYLQDKEKKVLMIVIPLQVVANIAQVAIDESGPFAQDWVTWKQVFLLVDVVCCCAVLFPIVWSIKNLREAARTDGKAAVNLMKLTLFRQYYVVVICYIYFTRVVVYALETITSYRYLWTSVVAAELATLAFYMFTGYKFKPEAHNPYFVVDDEEEEAAAEALKLEDEFEL, from the coding sequence ATGGCGTTCTCTACCCGCTCcgtcttcctctctctcttcctcctcttcctctctgcATCTGTCTCCCTCGCCGAGATCCGATTCACGGAGGTAAGATCCGACAACCGGCCGATTATTCCCTTCGACGAGTTTGGATTCACCCACACGGGTCGTCTGGAGCTCAACGTCTCCAAGATCTCCCTCTCCGCCACGAATCTCGATCTCACAAAGGTCGGATTCTTCCTCTGCACCCGGGACTCTTGGATGCACGTGCTCCAGCAGCTGGAGGACGGCGATGTCTCGTGCGCCCTCCTCTCCAAACTTGTCAAGCTTGTCTACACATTCGATAAGCTCAAAGACGCGAAAGGCTTTAGCACCGTATTCACTGAGACCGACGCCGATCAGTTCACGCTCGTCTTTGCCAACTGCCTCCAGAGACAGCTCTCGGTCTCCATGGACGTCAGGTCGGCGATGTACAATCTTGACGGCAAGAGCAGTCGCCGGGACTACCTTTCCGCCGGGAAGACCATTCTCCCGAGGATTTACTTCCTCTTTTCTCTGGTCTACTTCGCTCTCGGCGGCCTTTGGGTCTCCGTTCTCTACAAGAAGCGGTTGACAGTGTTCGGTATTCATTTCTTCATGCTTGCCGTTCTGATCCTCAAAGCTCTGAACCTGCTCTGCGAAGCCGAGGACAAATCGTACATCAAGCGCACCGGTAGCGCGCACGGATGGGACGTGTTATTCTATATATTCAGTTTCTTGAAGGGAATTACGCTTTTTACTCTCATCGTTCTGATCGGCACGGGCTGGTCGTTTTTGAAGCCCTATTTGCAGGACAAGGAGAAGAAGGTCTTGATGATTGTGATCCCGCTTCAGGTCGTGGCGAACATTGCTCAAGTCGCTATCGACGAGAGCGGGCCGTTCGCGCAGGATTGGGTCACCTGGAAGCAGGTTTTCTTGCTGGTCGATGTGGTTTGCTGCTGCGCGGTGTTGTTCCCTATCGTGTGGTCGATCAAGAACCTGCGCGAGGCGGCGAGGACCGACGGCAAGGCGGCGGTTAATTTGATGAAGTTGACCTTGTTTAGGCAGTATTACGTCGTGGTGATTTGCTACATTTATTTTACCCGCGTTGTGGTGTATGCACTGGAGACTATCACTTCGTACCGGTATCTCTGGACCAGTGTCGTGGCTGCGGAGTTGGCGACGCTGGCGTTCTATATGTTCACCGGGTACAAGTTCAAACCTGAGGCACACAACCCGTATTTTGTGGTcgatgatgaggaggaggaggcagCAGCTGAGGCGCTGAAGCTTGAGGATGAGTTCGAATTGTGA